DNA from Vitis vinifera cultivar Pinot Noir 40024 chromosome 19, ASM3070453v1:
TTAGGAAAGGAATAAGAGTTCAAATTAGTTACTACATAAGTTAAGTTTActttttcatagttttattgAAATTCTAGTATTTTCTAAAGCCTAAAAATAGGGCTAATTGATGTCAAATGAGATTAAGTAGTGATGATCAATATTATTAAGTTTTTCTTTACATACCTTGTAATTCTTAATGGTGagatttcattgattttcttttaagtgATATTCCTAGAAGGTCCTAGTGGGATTATAAGGTTTTAcatcttctttaatttttttccttatattttattttacctttttctgcCACCATAAATTATTATTCCTCATTCCTCTCCTTAAATCCTAAAAGATCGAGACCCTAACCCCACCTCTTTGATTGTAGACAACCATTCTATGGTTGTCTTACAAATTATTTTGGTATCAATTCCATCACATCTTGCATACTAGATTTTTATCGACAACTTCTTTCTCCTTACTTGTAACTTCGAATTGTTTCTTAATGGGAGTATTTGACAGTTATTTTGGTTTAAAGACTATTGAGTTCTCCACCTATTGGTTAGATTGTGGAATTTCCTTCATTGGATGAAGAATCTTCTTATGTCCATGCATAAGTATATAAATATTCTTATAGCCATCGTGTTGCACTCTTTCATTGAAAAGCCATGGTCTTCCAAGcacaatacaggaaaatgatgatACATTTCTTTATAAAAGGTTGCATTCCGGAGTTGATGGAAATGCATAGGGTACAAGCTGTTTATTCCTTAAATCATTTCTAGTTTTCTATGCTTATCATCGTTGTTTTGGTTGGTGGtaacatattaattaattaacttgcATTAGGTTAGGAAGTTGGGGTTTTATGGGCCACTGTCCATCTCTATTTTTTTAGTCATACTAGTATTTCTTCTGTTTTTTGGAAGGACCACCTatctatatttgaaatttattgttttatttagtACAAGtataatttcttataaaaaaaggGAACATGTTAATTAGTTGACAGATATCAAATCCTTGCACCTTCCTCAAAACTGAGATGTTTTTGCTtacttttttctaaaaataaagcTATTAGCTAGATTGAGGTAAATTGTCTTATATCATTGGAGTGCTTGTTCTTGTTTATTTCTGTACTGTCACTTGACATATGGTTATTTTGTTGCCACCCGAAGGAAGAGGAATTAATATGGGACTATCTTATCCTCGCTTTAATGCAGAAGCAAAACAGGAATTTGATGGCCATTGCTCGGTTCAGGTTTATAGTGTGCAAGCTTGCATTCCAAAGGATCCAGCTGCACTTTGGAATGCTGAATTTGTGCAAGCAGAAGAGCTTTTTAAGCAGCCCTTCGCAGTTGATAATTGCTTGAGAGATAACAGGTAAGATAGTTTCTGTATTTTGGTTCCTTCTATTATTTCAGGTCAGGCGAACTTATCCTCACATAAGTTATAATTGAGAAAATTGAAAGGTTAATACAGCCTCTAGGTCTTCCAgggaataaaatttttattttttgtaggcTGTTGAATTTCCAGTAATTCTATTTCTTGAacagatttttttataaattgttaaAGAAATTTACGATTGCTTGCCTTGTTATGAAGCACTTTCTACTTGCTACTTCAAAGTTTGATAGAAATCTCTATTGCCTTCTTTTCCATGTAATATTGAGTGAGACGTCATTGCCAAAATGCTGATGTCTTTTAAATCTTGCTGCCTGGCACTGCCCCGTCATTATGAGTGGTAAACTTGTTACTAATGAAGGTGAGctgataaagatattttttcatATCACAAGGAGTCAGTGGTTATCTGGTAAAAAATCCTGCTGCTGTTTAGAGCTTAGGTAGTTACTGTAGACATTAAACTTGGTCACCATGGTTATCAAACTAACAGGCAGctcatttttttctccttgtTTTCTTTGAGCAAAGAGGTATTTTTAAGTGGCATACCAAATTGTTATTTTACCTATACGTAGAAGTGAAGTGCCATCGTCCTGTCACATCCAAGAGTATCAGGAAATTTATCATGTCAAAGTTAGGATAGTTGCACATTAATAGTTCCTACATGTTCGTGAAGATAACTTATTTCCTTCCTAGATGTTCCTGCACTTAAAAAAGACAAAACTAATAATGATAATGTGACATGTCATGGAGGCATATGAACTTGTGAATAAACTTATCGGGGTCAATATTAAAATTGATGTACATTGTATGAAGTATTCATGAATCAAATTATGGCTCCTCTAGTGATGCACATAGCTTTGTTTGTTCAGGTTCTGTGGAATTTCCAATTCTTTTGTCAAGCGCATTGCTGAGGGAGCACCTGTCAGCAATGTGGCTTCACAGCCCAAAACTACAGGATTGCTGGGTCCATCCAAAAGCATTTCTGCACCTCAAACCATAGCTGTTCAACAGCCTCAGGAAAGAAAAGTACAGCAATCAAGCCCAAAAGTCAGTTTGCAGTCTCCCAGTGTGGTAACAGATGTCAAAGATGAAAGTAATGGCACCAGAGCTCATGATCAAGCTAGCAAGCCTCCTGCAGATAAAGGAAAAGCTCCTCCACTGCCTGCTAATAAAAAGAAAGGCCAGAATGATAAAAGTTCTGGAACTGAAGGCTCATTGGCAAATATGTGGGGGCGTGCATCTGTAAAGTCAAAGCCCAGTTGTGCCCCAGTGGATGTTGGTAAATTCATTGCAAATCCAATTCCTtggtttccttttgcttttgtcATTTGTGATTAAAGAAAACTGAAACATTCTCTTCTTTGACTATCATGAAAAACTTGTATTTTGAATTCTTTTCTGTCATGCATTTTAGTAAAACAAATTTCTATTCTACTATCTTTTGTTCTTTGCTgaaattttttaccttttactGTCTTTAGTTAGCGCAGAAGCTCAAATTTGTGCTCGTGAAGCTGTAGAAGGTGCGAGCAGTGATGAAGATGGTCAAGATGCCAATTTTAAGAGAGCCTCCAATGGTGATGGTGGTAGAAAGAGGAGAGTTGTTTTTGATTTCTCAGATGAAGAAGAGGAGTTTGAAGATGCAGTCAATTTGGCATCACCAGATCCTCCAAAAGGGAAATCATGTATAGTTTCAAAACAAAGTCCTAAACCTTTGGTTCCTgacaaaatcaatttgaattcTGACCAGCAAAAACAAGATAAACCAAAGGTCAAGGAAGAGAAATCATCTAATAGAGAATCTAACCTATCACCAAGGGAAGATTCTTCAGTTCTCAGCAAAGGCAAGAACAATGGGATTTCCTCTTCAGACAAGATTGCAGGTGGAGTTCCTGAAATTGATGTAAATAAGAAGGATAAAGTGACAGATGCTGCTCCAAATTCTCCTAAAAGAAGGAAAGTGATGAAAACACGGATAGATGAGCGTGGGAGAGAAGGTAAAATCATGCTCAGCCAAATATCCCGCTATTCTCAGGAGGCTTGTTTATGTTCATGGTTGTTCTTTTAATTAAAAGAGTATGGTATTTTAATTGATATTGTTTGATAAATCTTCTTAAATTTTGTCGGTTTCTCATCCTAGTACTGCTTCTAATAAACACacccatattttaaaaaatttctctaGATGATTCCCTAATATTATGGTAGTGCTTttaacttcttcatgatttaaactaattaagaattttataaaaatttatactcCTTTAGGTGCTTCCAGGACATGGGCTTTGTATGTATGTGTTTATGTGCCCTGAGAgccttaaataaaatatcttctgTCTATTCTTTTTATAGGATGTGCTGTGTTAAAACCGACTTTGTCAATGGAAAAGAGAACAGTGTTCTTGGACATGCTGTGTTAAAACCAACCAGTCTATCCTATTTACCCTAACCTCAATGTTATTCTCTTGTTTTCTGATCAGTATATCctcttcatttttgttttttatttaatgtttttattattttgctcTAGTAACCGAGGTAGTCTGGGAGGGTGAGGCAGAGACGAAGAAAGCTGACAGCAATGAGACAAAGAAATCTGAAAATAGTATAGTCACCAATGCGGCTAACAGGTTAGACtcattttcctaaattttataattacttCTTAGTTTCTGATCTTACTCTAATCAGAAACACAGTCACCGTGTATAAATTGGTGAAAGCTTCAGCTAATGCCTAATGGCAGACCTCTTACCACTGGTTTATGAATTCAGGGCCCCTCCTGCTAAGAAA
Protein-coding regions in this window:
- the LOC100250468 gene encoding uncharacterized protein LOC100250468 isoform X1, producing the protein MADIETLGILEEIEALVSDKLQVVSYKWLSRSFLVTSNVAKRLLHEFVEKHGGGLEVVYTLSGWLKNDPPVYHIRLVSEPKLAEAKQEFDGHCSVQVYSVQACIPKDPAALWNAEFVQAEELFKQPFAVDNCLRDNRFCGISNSFVKRIAEGAPVSNVASQPKTTGLLGPSKSISAPQTIAVQQPQERKVQQSSPKVSLQSPSVVTDVKDESNGTRAHDQASKPPADKGKAPPLPANKKKGQNDKSSGTEGSLANMWGRASVKSKPSCAPVDVVSAEAQICAREAVEGASSDEDGQDANFKRASNGDGGRKRRVVFDFSDEEEEFEDAVNLASPDPPKGKSCIVSKQSPKPLVPDKINLNSDQQKQDKPKVKEEKSSNRESNLSPREDSSVLSKGKNNGISSSDKIAGGVPEIDVNKKDKVTDAAPNSPKRRKVMKTRIDERGREVTEVVWEGEAETKKADSNETKKSENSIVTNAANRAPPAKKSPAVGNTAPSNVTGKAGSKKAGNSKDPKQGNIMSFFKRV
- the LOC100250468 gene encoding uncharacterized protein LOC100250468 isoform X3 produces the protein MADIETLGILEEIEALVSDKLQVVSYKWLSRSFLVTSNVAKRLLHEFVEKHGGGLEVVYTLSGWLKNDPPVYHIRLVSEPKLAEAKQEFDGHCSVQVYSVQACIPKDPAALWNAEFVQAEELFKQPFAVDNCLRDNRFCGISNSFVKRIAEGAPVSNVASQPKTTGLLGPSKSISAPQTIAVQQPQERKVQQSSPKVSLQSPSVVTDVKDESNGTRAHDQASKPPADKGKAPPLPANKKKGQNDKSSGTEGSLANMWGRASVKSKPSCAPVDVVSAEAQICAREAVEGASSDEDGQDANFKRASNGDGGRKRRVVFDFSDEEEEFEDAVNLASPDPPKGKSCIVSKQSPKPLVPDKINLNSDQQKQDKPKVKEEKSSNRESNLSPREDSSVLSKGKNNGISSSDKIAGGVPEIDVNKKDKVTDAAPNSPKRRKVMKTRIDERGREGCAVLKPTLSMEKRTVFLDMLC
- the LOC100250468 gene encoding uncharacterized protein LOC100250468 isoform X2; the protein is MADIETLGILEEIEALVSDKLQVVSYKWLSRSFLVTSNVAKRLLHEFVEKHGGGLEVVYTLSGWLKNDPPVYHIRLVSEPKLAEAKQEFDGHCSVQVYSVQACIPKDPAALWNAEFVQAEELFKQPFAVDNCLRDNRFCGISNSFVKRIAEGAPVSNVASQPKTTGLLGPSKSISAPQTIAVQQPQERKVQQSSPKVSLQSPSVVTDVKDESNGTRAHDQASKPPADKGKAPPLPANKKKGQNDKSSGTEGSLANMWGRASVKSKPSCAPVDVVSAEAQICAREAVEGASSDEDGQDANFKRASNGDGGRKRRVVFDFSDEEEEFEDAVNLASPDPPKGKSCIVSKQSPKPLVPDKINLNSDQQKQDKPKVKEEKSSNRESNLSPREDSSVLSKGKNNGISSSDKIAGGVPEIDVNKKDKVTDAAPNSPKRRKVMKTRIDERGREGKIMLSQISRYSQEACLCSWLFF